One Acidobacteriota bacterium genomic window, TGCGTCTCATGCCACGCTCCCTGTTTCCCACCCACGCGGCTCGCCGGTCAGCACGGGCCGCAGGAATCGCCCCGTATGCGACCCCTCGTGCGCCGCGATCTGCTCGGGCGTGCCTGTCACCACGATCTGGCCTCCCCGGTCGCCGCCTTCGGGACCGAGGTCAATCACATGATCCGCTGTCTTGATGACATCGAGGTTGTGCTCGATCACGAGCAGCGAATGTCCAGCCTGCAGCAGTCGCCGGAACGCCGCGAGCAACTTCGCGATGTCGTCAAAGTGTAACCCCGTCGTGGGTTCGTCGAGAATGTACAGGAGCCGCTCGCCGCCCGACACGGCCAGATGCGCCGCGATCTTGATCCGTTGCGCCTCACCGCCCGAGAGCGTCGTCGCCGGCTGCCCCAGCCGCACGTAGCCGAGTCCAATCTCGTCGAGCACCTGCAGGCGGCGCAGCACCTTGGGAGAGGCGCTGAAAAACGACAGCGCCTCGCGGACGGTCAGGTCGAGCACCTGGTGCACGTTCTTGTTCCGGTACCGGACATCGAGCACCTGGGGCTTGAACCGCTTGCCGTCGCAGACGTCGCACGGCACGAAGACATCGGCCAGAAACTGCATCTCGACCCGCACCTGGCCCTCGCCCTCGCACGCCTCGCACCGCCCGCCCGGCACGTTGAAGGAGAAATGGCTCGCCGTCAGGCCGTTGGCCCGGGCGTCCTTGGTCGACGCGAAGAGTTCGCGGATCGGATCAAACGCCTTCAGGTACGTCACCGGATTTGACCGCGGGGTCCGTCCGATCGGCGTCTGGTCCACCAACACGACGTCGGTGATGAACTCAGCGCCTTCGAGTTTCCGGTGCGCGCCGACCTTGCGTTCGGTTCCGCCCTTCAGCCGCTTGATGGCCGGGTAGATGATGTCGTGCACCAGCGTCGATTTGCCCGACCCGCTGACACCGGTCACCACGGTCAGCGTATTGAGCGGAATCTCCACGTCGATGCCGCGGAGATTGTGCTCGGCGGCCCCCAACACCCGCAGGCGCTGCCCGGTGCCGCGCCGGCGTTGCGAGGGCACCTGGATGGACAATTCGCCCCGCAGGTACTTCGCGGTCAGCGATCGCGTCTCCTTCATCAACCCCTCGAGCGCGCCGTTGTAGATGATGCGCCCGCCCTGCTCGCCGGCCCCCAGACCCAGGTCGACGATGTGGTCACCCATACGGATCATGTCGGCGTCGTGTTCGACCACGAGCACGGTGTTGCCCTGGTCACGCAGCGCGCGCAGGATGTCGATGAGCCGCTGGTTGTCGCGCGGGTGCAGGCCAACCGACGGCTCGTCGAGCACGTACAGCGTGCCCACCAATGCCGACCCCAGCGATGTCGCCAGGTTGATGCGCTGCGCCTCGCCGCCCGACAGCGTTGACGAGAGCCGGTCCAGCGTGAGGTAGTCGAGGCCGACGTCGCTCAGGAATCTCAGTCGCCGCCTGATCTCGCCGAGCAGCTTGTCGGCAATCGCCGCGTCCTTTTCGCCAAGCGCCAGTCGGCTGAAGAACCGCTGCGCCTCGCTCACCGTCAGCGCGCAGACGGCATCGATCGTCTCGCCGCCGACCCGAACGTCTCTCGCTTCGCGGCGCAGGCGCGTGCCGGCGCAGTCGTGACAGATCTGATAGCCCCGATACCGGCTGAGGAAGACGCGGACGTGGACTTTGTACTTCTTGCGCTCCAGCCACGCAAAGAAGCCCCGAATGCCGGTGTACTCGTCGCCGTCGCCTTCGATGACGATCCGCCGCTCCGCATCTGTCAATTCCTGCCACGCGATATCGAGACGGACGCTGCCCTTGCGGACCGCCCGCTTCAGATCTGCCAGGTACGAACGGTAGTGCGGCTTGCTCCACGGCTCGATCGCGTTGCGGTTGATCGATCGTGTTGGATCCGGCACGACCAGGCCCATGTCGACCTCGACGATGTTGCCGAAACCGTGACACGTCCCGCACGCGCCGTACGGATTGTTGAACGAGAAGAGGCGCGGCTGAGGAGTTTCGTACGGGATACCACACGACCGGCACTCGAATCGCTCGCTGAACACGTGGATCCGCGCGTTCGATGCGACGCTGGCTTCGATGGCGAATGCCGCCCCTCCGCCTTCGGTATACGCGGTCTCAATCGAATCGGTCAGGCGGCTCTCGACACCGGGTTCGATCGTGACGCGATCAACGACCACCCGCAGCTCCGTGCGGCCTGCCAGCGAGGCCGCGTCGATGGCGTCGAACGACATCGCCTGATCGCCGACCACCAGGCGCCCGAAGCCCTTCTTGCGCAGCACGTCCAGCGTCGCGGCAATCGCATCGTGACCATTGCCTGAGCGACCTGCGCCATTCCCGCCCGCCGGAGGTTTCCGAGACTCGCGTGCCGACCTTCGCGACGCCCCGACACGCGCCGGCTCCTCTGCCGCCGACTCCCCAATCTCGTCGACCACCTCGCTGCCGTTGGCCTGCTCGTCGCCTCCGGCGCCCACCGCCAACACAGGCAGATCAAACCCCAGCACCAGGCGCGTGCCGTCCGGCAGTTGCGCCAGCCTCCGCGCCACGACTTCGGCCGTCTCGCGCGTCACCTCCTGCCCGCACTGGCGGCACATGGTGCGGCCGACCCGCGCAAACAGGAGCCGCAGGTAGTCGTGAATCTCGGTCGTCGTGCTGACCGTCGAGCGAGGATTGCGAATCGAGTTCTTCTGGCGGATGGCGATCGCCGGCGACACGCCGTCAATGGCGTCGACGTCGGGCTTCTCCATCCTCTCGAGAAACTGGCGCGCGTATGCCGACAACGACTCGACGTATCGGCGCTGTCCCTCTGCGTAGATGGTGTCGAAGGCGAGCGACGACTTGCCGGATCCGCTGACGCCAGTCAGGATCACCAGCTTGCCCGACGGCAGCGTCAGGTCAACGTTCTTCAGGTTGTGCGTGCGAGCCCCCCGAATGACGATGTCGCTCGCGTCGGAGGTCGGAGTGTCTGGCATGTCCGCGGTCGTGTTCCCGGAGTACCTCGGCCGGCTGGCCCTGACGTCGCTTCATCCCCCGAAGTACGGGGGCACGGCCCACTGCGCGGCCTGTCGGGGAAACTCTAAATAATCCATAGTAGCACGGGCGGGCGCGATGAATCGCACCCCTACCGGCGGGCGGCCACGGGGGGCCGCCCCTACGGAGGATCTATGGTGGTCGTGGTTGCCCCAGCGCGAAGTCGCGGCTAGCGTAGGCCGACGGCCTGGACGGCGCCGACCGCGGCGAGGTTGACGACGTCCTGCACGCTGCTGCCGTATTGCAGCAACTGGACCGGCAGCCGCGTACCGGTCAGCACGGGTCCCACGACGACCGCCTCGCCGACGTGCTGCAGCAGATGCAACGCCAGGTTCCCCGACTGGAGGTCCGGGAAGATGAGGACGTTCGCGTCCTTCTCCAGATCAGAGAACCGGAAATGCGTGCGCCGGATCTCGCCGCTGACCGCCGTCGCAAGCTGCATCTCGCCATCCACCGCCAGCCCCGGCTCCTGGGCCTTGAGCATCTCGGTTGCGCGCCTGACCTTGCGCGTCAGCGGATGATCCACGGCGCCGAAGTTCGAAAACGACAGCATCGCCACGCGGGGCTCGATGCCAAGCAACCGCACCATGCGCGCCGTCAGCAACCCGGTCTCGGCGAGTGCCTCGTCGGACGGGTCGATGTTGACCGCGCAATCCGCCAGGAAGTACACGTCGCGCGGCAGCAGCGCCATGTAGTAGCTCGAGATGCGCCTGACGCCGGGCGCGGTGCCGATGGTTTCGAGCAGGATGCGCAACGAGTCGGCATAGTGATGCTCGATGCCCGAGACCAGCATGTCAGCATCACCGCAGGCCAGCATCATCGCGCCGAAGTACTCCGGTCGCCGAAGGCGCTGCTCCGCGGCCGGCTGCATCACGCCGCGGCGGCGCCGGAGCCGGACGTACTCCGCGACGTAGGCATCGCGCCGCTGACTGCGTGTCGGGTCCACACACGTCAGGCCAGATGGATCCACGCCGAGCCGCGCGATGCCTGATCGGATCTCCGCCTCATCGCCGAGCAGGACGGGTCTCGAGATGCCTTCGTCCGCCAGGATCGCGGCCGCCCGCTGAATCGTCTCGCTCGTGCCGTCGGCAAAGACAATCCGCTGAGGCACCTGGCGCGCCTTGACCATGAGCCGGCGTAGCGTCTCACGTCCGGTGCCGATGCGGACAGTCAGGCTCTCCTGGTAGGACGCGGTCTCCACGGGTCGCCGGGCCACGCCCTCTTCCATGGCGCAACGGGCGACGGCCGCCGACTCCCGCTCAAGAATGCGGGGATCAATGGGCTTGGGCAGCAGGTACTCCGGGCCAAAGCTGAAGCGCTCATACCCGCAGGCGCGGCTCACCTCGTCGACCACATCCTCGCGGGCGAGATCCGCCAACGCATGCGCGGCGGCCATCAGCATGCCGTCGGTGATGCGCACGGCGCGCACATCGAGGGCTCCGCGGAAGATGTACGGGTAGCTCAGATGATCCACGATCGCGTTCGGATACTGCGTGAGACCTGTTGCGACGATCGCATCGCGCCGGCTGGCGCGGGCGTCCTCGTAGCCAATCTCAGGCACCGGTGCCGCCAGCGCACACACAATCGGAAACCGCGCCATCGACTGAATCATCTCAGACGTCACGATGCCGCCGGTCGAGGCTCCTACAAATACGTCGGCTCCCCGCAGCCCGTCGGTCAGGCGGCCAGGAGCATCGCGGACCGCAAATTGGCGCTGATGCCGGCTGAGATCGTCGCGGTCCGGGTGCACGAGGCCGTTGACGTCGTAGAGCCAGAGCAACTCGGGCGAGGCGCCCATCAGCGCAAACATCCGGGCACACCCGACGCCGACCGTGCCCGCGCCGGAAATCACGATGCGACACGCCGCAATCGACTTCTCGGCCAGGTCGAGGGCGTTCACGAGCGCCGCTGCAGCCACCACGGCCGTGCTCTGCAGGTTTTCGTGCATCACGGGAATCCGCAGGGTGTCGCGGAGCCGCTCGTAGATGTCGAGTCCCTCGGGCGCCCGCAGATCCTTGAGGTTGATGCCACCAAACGTCGGCTCGAGCATCTGGACGGTCTGGACGAATCGATCGGGGTCGCGTGTGTCCAGTTCGAGGTCGAAACCGTCGAGATCGGCGAGGCGCTTCAACAACACCGCGGCCCCTTCGAGCATGGGTTTGGCGGCAAGCGGTCCAACATCGCCAAGCCCCGGGACGGCCGATCCGTTGGTGACGATGCCCACCAGATTGCCGCGCGCGGTATACCGGAAGACGGCATCGGGGTCAGCAGCAATGGCCTCGCACGGAAAAGCGGCGCCTGGCAGCGCCGCCAGGCGCATGTCGCGTGCCGTCAGGCAGGGCTTGATCGCACGGGTCTCGATCTTCCCGGGCCGGTCCCCTTCGTGGTAGGCGAGCGCTTCGTCGCGACGGATCATGGCAGGACCTCCAGGTGGCGAGCCCCGCCCGCCAGCGGAAACCGTTCGATCGTCTCGGTCCAGACGGCCAACGAGGCTGGCATCGGCCGTACCTGCAGGACGCGCAGGTGCGCGTCCTCGAATCCGAACTCGATGTCGAGCGGGTGGCCGTACGCCCGTTCGAGACGCGTGGCCATCCCGACCAGCGCCAGCAGCTCCGGGTACTCGAGCGCGGGACGCAAACGCTGGTGCGCGAGTGTGCCGACCCGCACGGTACCGTGCCCGCACCGGGCGTCAAAGATGACTCTCTCGCGCTTGTCGGCGACCATGTAACGGAACCGGAACATTCCATCCGGCGACTCAGTCTTCACGACGACGATGTGATCGGCCGACACCACGCCCGACACGATCCCCTCGCCGAGACCGAGCACGACGTTGATGACCATCTCGCGCGGACGCGCATCGGCGGCGTTGATGGTCTGGAGCACGCCCGACACGCGCGACGGCACCATGCGCTGCACCACCACGCCGCATCGCGGCCAGTCCAGCCCCGACACGCGGTTCACCGACGTGCGCTCGGCCGCTCGTCCCGCGATCGCGCGCTCGGCCCAGAGGCCGCTCCACACAAGCTTGACGTGCTCGACGACCGCCTGCTCGCCACGCACGAACAGGAACGTCTCGAACTGGCCAGCCCGGGTCGCCTGTTCCGTGTCCTCGTCCAGCGCGGACGAGCGAACAGCGACGTGGCAATCCGGGCCGAGCGCCCGATACGCCTGGACGATGTCGCTCACCAGATCAGCAGGCATCTCGACTCGCGTCCAGAAGGCGCGAATGGCCGCCGCTTGTCCATCCGCGCCGATGCCCGAATCGCGGAGGATCGCGTCGATCGTCTGGCGTCCGGATGGGCCCGTGGCCGCCTGGAACGCCGACACGGTTACCGCAAACCAGTCAGGCACGACGCCCTCGCCGAGGATCCTGGCGATTTCGGCGAGGTTGGCGGCCTTGGCGCCCGCGACGCGTTCGAGTTCCAGGCCGCCATCGCCCGCGGTGACGATGAGCCGGGACCCGAGCGCGGATCGATCATCGGCCCGCTCCGGTGCCAACAAACGAGTCTGCTGGTGATTGAGTCCGACGACCGCGCCGAGCCGCCGCAGTTGCGCCAGTCGCGGCCGCCATCCGCCCGAGCCCGCGCCGGAAGCGAGGCTACCGGCCAACTGGTCTCGCAGATCGCACAGCCGCGCGCGGGCCATGTCGTCGACATCATGCCCGTCGCCCGTCCCCACGACGCCCGCGTCCAGGCCGCCGCTGTCGAGGGCCGCCGTCACCCGCATCAGCGTGTCCTGAAGGCGGACGACCTTGAGCCTCAACGCGAGGACATCGTGGCAGGTCGTGCACGAGGGGACGAGCGAGACCGCCTGCTCACGCGCCTCACGGATGCGGCTCGCCAGCCGCCCCGTCGTCTGCTGGATGGCCATCCGCGCAGCGTCGCCGCCATCGCGATTCTCAGCGAGCAATCGCAACAGGGCCACGCCATCGTGCACCGTGCTCGCGGTCTCGGATCCGGCGAGTTGGCCCAGCAGTTCTTCGACCGCATACCGCGCGAGGCCCGGCACTGACACGCGTCTGATCGACTTCTCGAGTTGGTGGCGCGCCCGGAGGTGGTGACCACGCGCCAGCAGCACGGCATCCAGGTCGGTGGCCTGGGCGAGGCACCGGGTCGCGGCCGCGTGTTCTCTCAGGGATTCGTGCAGGGCGAGCGCGACCGCATCGTGACCGAGCACGGTCAGCGTGCC contains:
- a CDS encoding phosphate acyltransferase; this encodes MIRRDEALAYHEGDRPGKIETRAIKPCLTARDMRLAALPGAAFPCEAIAADPDAVFRYTARGNLVGIVTNGSAVPGLGDVGPLAAKPMLEGAAVLLKRLADLDGFDLELDTRDPDRFVQTVQMLEPTFGGINLKDLRAPEGLDIYERLRDTLRIPVMHENLQSTAVVAAAALVNALDLAEKSIAACRIVISGAGTVGVGCARMFALMGASPELLWLYDVNGLVHPDRDDLSRHQRQFAVRDAPGRLTDGLRGADVFVGASTGGIVTSEMIQSMARFPIVCALAAPVPEIGYEDARASRRDAIVATGLTQYPNAIVDHLSYPYIFRGALDVRAVRITDGMLMAAAHALADLAREDVVDEVSRACGYERFSFGPEYLLPKPIDPRILERESAAVARCAMEEGVARRPVETASYQESLTVRIGTGRETLRRLMVKARQVPQRIVFADGTSETIQRAAAILADEGISRPVLLGDEAEIRSGIARLGVDPSGLTCVDPTRSQRRDAYVAEYVRLRRRRGVMQPAAEQRLRRPEYFGAMMLACGDADMLVSGIEHHYADSLRILLETIGTAPGVRRISSYYMALLPRDVYFLADCAVNIDPSDEALAETGLLTARMVRLLGIEPRVAMLSFSNFGAVDHPLTRKVRRATEMLKAQEPGLAVDGEMQLATAVSGEIRRTHFRFSDLEKDANVLIFPDLQSGNLALHLLQHVGEAVVVGPVLTGTRLPVQLLQYGSSVQDVVNLAAVGAVQAVGLR
- the uvrA gene encoding excinuclease ABC subunit UvrA translates to MPDTPTSDASDIVIRGARTHNLKNVDLTLPSGKLVILTGVSGSGKSSLAFDTIYAEGQRRYVESLSAYARQFLERMEKPDVDAIDGVSPAIAIRQKNSIRNPRSTVSTTTEIHDYLRLLFARVGRTMCRQCGQEVTRETAEVVARRLAQLPDGTRLVLGFDLPVLAVGAGGDEQANGSEVVDEIGESAAEEPARVGASRRSARESRKPPAGGNGAGRSGNGHDAIAATLDVLRKKGFGRLVVGDQAMSFDAIDAASLAGRTELRVVVDRVTIEPGVESRLTDSIETAYTEGGGAAFAIEASVASNARIHVFSERFECRSCGIPYETPQPRLFSFNNPYGACGTCHGFGNIVEVDMGLVVPDPTRSINRNAIEPWSKPHYRSYLADLKRAVRKGSVRLDIAWQELTDAERRIVIEGDGDEYTGIRGFFAWLERKKYKVHVRVFLSRYRGYQICHDCAGTRLRREARDVRVGGETIDAVCALTVSEAQRFFSRLALGEKDAAIADKLLGEIRRRLRFLSDVGLDYLTLDRLSSTLSGGEAQRINLATSLGSALVGTLYVLDEPSVGLHPRDNQRLIDILRALRDQGNTVLVVEHDADMIRMGDHIVDLGLGAGEQGGRIIYNGALEGLMKETRSLTAKYLRGELSIQVPSQRRRGTGQRLRVLGAAEHNLRGIDVEIPLNTLTVVTGVSGSGKSTLVHDIIYPAIKRLKGGTERKVGAHRKLEGAEFITDVVLVDQTPIGRTPRSNPVTYLKAFDPIRELFASTKDARANGLTASHFSFNVPGGRCEACEGEGQVRVEMQFLADVFVPCDVCDGKRFKPQVLDVRYRNKNVHQVLDLTVREALSFFSASPKVLRRLQVLDEIGLGYVRLGQPATTLSGGEAQRIKIAAHLAVSGGERLLYILDEPTTGLHFDDIAKLLAAFRRLLQAGHSLLVIEHNLDVIKTADHVIDLGPEGGDRGGQIVVTGTPEQIAAHEGSHTGRFLRPVLTGEPRGWETGSVA